A DNA window from Paenibacillus andongensis contains the following coding sequences:
- a CDS encoding AraC family transcriptional regulator has protein sequence MQPIRKPFFLDPIFPFEMVYKGLRYSESELPDHLHDLYEVVYVHKGKGMFFIDDALYEKEQGDLFLIPGNTVHRAFPSANDPIVSTAVFFAPTLLQADSLGDGYETLRCFEVARKKKQYKIKLSKPVRLAIETAINAMKREHIAKDFGYRHALRLHLHQLLLVLSRHPYTKEASSPLNGIGPQWLRNALRDIDCDPVRCGGLSELSEKACVSASHFARVFKQLTGMNVTDYVNAKRLVRAKDLLLSTEDNIETVALACGFQGMRHFYQTFKSLTGLTPRAYRLQMK, from the coding sequence GTGCAACCAATTCGCAAGCCATTTTTTCTGGATCCGATCTTTCCGTTCGAAATGGTTTATAAAGGTCTTCGATATTCGGAAAGTGAACTTCCGGACCATTTGCACGACTTGTACGAAGTGGTATACGTTCACAAAGGGAAAGGAATGTTTTTTATCGATGACGCCCTCTACGAAAAAGAACAGGGAGATTTATTCCTCATCCCCGGCAACACTGTTCACCGCGCATTTCCGTCCGCCAACGATCCTATTGTTTCTACGGCCGTATTTTTCGCACCAACGTTATTACAAGCAGACTCACTTGGTGATGGATACGAAACACTTAGGTGCTTTGAAGTTGCCCGAAAAAAGAAACAGTATAAAATCAAGCTTTCCAAGCCGGTCCGCCTGGCGATTGAAACGGCCATTAATGCGATGAAACGTGAACATATTGCAAAAGATTTCGGCTACCGTCATGCACTCCGTCTACACTTGCATCAATTGTTGCTTGTGTTAAGCCGGCATCCATACACGAAAGAAGCGTCATCTCCGCTGAATGGGATCGGCCCTCAGTGGCTCCGAAATGCTTTACGGGACATTGACTGTGACCCTGTTCGTTGCGGCGGACTTTCAGAATTGTCCGAAAAAGCGTGTGTCAGCGCCAGCCACTTCGCACGTGTCTTTAAGCAACTGACAGGAATGAATGTGACCGACTATGTGAATGCTAAACGACTTGTCCGAGCCAAAGATTTGCTGCTATCGACGGAGGATAACATCGAAACTGTAGCGCTAGCCTGCGGCTTCCAAGGCATGCGTCATTTTTATCAAACTTTTAAAAGTCTGACAGGATTAACGCCAAGAGCTTACCGTCTTCAAATGAAATAG
- a CDS encoding DUF4183 domain-containing protein, producing the protein MNAVKKQKKHCFPKKKRKKIRIVRKKCLKKVVCVRVPKSKELPGPRGEQGNRGLQGPPGPQGEQGVAGLQGPPGPLPEVSIVPMVNRYYYIADTDISSSAPVIIPANLFIDDNGDLSTSFLGLGPNSYYNLFINGILQTSNISNVSPNTLILYPEGSTIYNGTPITIEIIQFLALVIPGVN; encoded by the coding sequence TTGAACGCTGTCAAAAAACAAAAAAAACATTGTTTTCCGAAAAAGAAACGAAAAAAAATCCGGATAGTCCGTAAGAAGTGCCTAAAAAAGGTTGTATGTGTTCGTGTTCCAAAATCAAAAGAATTGCCTGGGCCTCGTGGAGAACAAGGAAATAGGGGATTGCAAGGCCCCCCTGGACCACAGGGAGAACAAGGAGTTGCGGGATTACAAGGTCCTCCAGGTCCACTCCCCGAAGTTTCTATCGTTCCTATGGTTAATAGATACTACTATATTGCGGACACTGATATATCTTCATCGGCCCCAGTAATTATTCCGGCTAATCTCTTTATAGATGATAACGGAGATTTGTCTACCTCTTTTTTAGGCCTCGGACCTAATAGTTACTATAATCTTTTTATAAATGGGATATTGCAAACAAGTAACATTTCCAATGTTAGCCCGAACACATTGATCTTGTACCCCGAAGGCAGCACTATATATAACGGCACACCAATTACAATAGAGATTATTCAATTCTTAGCCTTAGTCATTCCTGGTGTTAATTAA
- a CDS encoding DUF4183 domain-containing protein produces MPIVTPYQNTRRFTSDIASGTGTGATFAIAATTFTNDAGVTATAFPSAFNYYNLYINGIMQTADTSSVTTTAITIPGGDALDGGTPIIVQFVVS; encoded by the coding sequence ATGCCTATCGTGACACCGTATCAAAACACCAGAAGATTTACTTCCGACATTGCTAGCGGAACAGGGACTGGCGCGACATTTGCAATTGCTGCAACTACATTTACAAACGATGCCGGCGTAACTGCTACAGCATTTCCAAGCGCGTTCAACTATTATAACCTCTATATTAACGGTATTATGCAAACAGCTGACACGTCTTCCGTAACTACAACTGCAATCACAATCCCCGGAGGAGATGCTCTGGACGGAGGAACTCCAATTATCGTTCAATTCGTCGTATCTTAA
- a CDS encoding MarR family winged helix-turn-helix transcriptional regulator, with amino-acid sequence MPIQLDDAHEISLKLFVVLSKAYKAITEQAVKDAKQYGLSPSEFMILEVLYAKGKIPLQQIGEKILITSGSITYNIDKLEKKDLLRRVPSSEDRRVIYAEITDAGNELFNRIFPEHAAKIHSLMKAVTQEEQQVAIELLKKLGKGVLGGEDGCMS; translated from the coding sequence ATGCCCATTCAACTAGATGATGCTCACGAGATTTCCCTTAAGTTATTTGTTGTTCTTTCCAAGGCTTACAAAGCGATCACGGAACAAGCTGTAAAAGATGCAAAGCAATATGGTTTATCACCTTCCGAATTCATGATTCTAGAAGTGTTATATGCGAAGGGGAAAATTCCTTTGCAGCAAATTGGAGAGAAAATATTAATTACAAGCGGCAGTATCACTTACAATATCGACAAATTGGAGAAGAAGGATCTTTTGAGACGCGTGCCTTCAAGTGAAGATCGTAGGGTGATCTATGCTGAAATTACGGACGCTGGAAATGAATTATTTAATCGGATCTTTCCCGAACATGCTGCTAAAATCCATTCTTTAATGAAGGCTGTCACACAAGAAGAACAGCAAGTTGCGATTGAACTGCTCAAGAAATTGGGGAAAGGAGTGCTGGGGGGGGAGGATGGCTGTATGAGCTAA